The following are encoded together in the Deltaproteobacteria bacterium genome:
- a CDS encoding glycosyltransferase family 2 protein, translating into MTGRLARFFGRDRGPTPPADDPLRALADELEASGLFDPEGYRRRHPELEAAGWPALRHYLREGEARGAHPNPLFDPAWYAERHPELEPGGGRLLAHYAREGARRGEAPGPLFDPAWYAAVAPGGLPHDANPLAHWLAVGRAHGIDPHPLFDGAWLLARHPDAAAAGGRDPVSFWVEVGAAAGLAPHPLLDTNWYVARHPEAARDPLRHWLEVGARLGLSPHPLFDAVWYRGRHPQVARRELDPLRHFVEEGADRELPTHPLFDPAWYRARHPELAGPIEALLHCAARRGAAGAEPSPLFAAFARFFLPDPELPWLAEAENPLGWFLQGAARFGPPPRLAFPVCPAPAASVVIPVWGQPVHTVACLRSLAAAWTEIPFEVIVVDDASPGLDYRERLGQVPGLKLVRNERNLGFVGSCNRGAREARGATLVFLNNDTVVTDGWLDALLATFDAFPGTGVAGSKLLYPSGRTGEAGAIVWRDGSCWNYGRRHPAHSPEVEYARESDYVSGAALAVERALFESLGGFDEAFAPGYYEDVDLAFRARAAGRRVVYQPTSEVIHFEGVSSGLDPGSGMKAGQVANRRRFLERWGDALRHHGEPGGEALDREKDRCFTGQALVIDSATPTPGRDSRSLRLLHLLRILRELGLRPSFLPANGNAPEPWRSTLRRHGVRVLTARSPEAFVADTEEAFDVCVVCRPALAARLLPAVRARWPLARTLFDAADLLPADVLAALREGGEPAAPAAHAALAAARHAHATLVAASPEDWKPDDGAGGPVLLPWIYETIPAAAPWQERSDLLFVPGLQPAPAVDALLWLRDELLPRLTDALGPLRVFVPAWPALRPLLEHDPRLQPLPDAALEAARPFDRFRVALAPLRFGGGVAGRIQPALAAGLPCVASPAAARPLPDALRSSLSLAGDPAGFTREVVRLYRDADAWNGASTTGRSAVDALFGFARARERMRALLASRP; encoded by the coding sequence ATGACCGGACGCCTCGCTCGCTTCTTCGGCCGCGATCGCGGCCCGACGCCGCCTGCGGACGATCCGCTGCGCGCCCTGGCGGACGAGCTCGAGGCCAGCGGCCTGTTCGATCCGGAGGGCTATCGGCGCCGCCATCCGGAGCTGGAGGCCGCCGGCTGGCCGGCGCTGCGGCACTACCTGCGGGAGGGCGAGGCGCGCGGCGCGCACCCGAATCCGCTCTTCGATCCCGCCTGGTACGCCGAGCGGCATCCCGAGCTGGAGCCCGGCGGCGGGCGGCTGCTCGCCCACTACGCCCGCGAAGGCGCCCGGCGCGGCGAGGCTCCGGGCCCCCTCTTCGACCCCGCGTGGTACGCCGCCGTGGCGCCGGGCGGGCTGCCGCACGACGCGAACCCGCTCGCCCACTGGCTCGCCGTCGGCCGCGCCCACGGGATCGATCCGCACCCGCTCTTCGACGGCGCGTGGCTGCTCGCGCGGCATCCCGACGCGGCCGCTGCAGGCGGTCGCGACCCGGTGTCGTTCTGGGTCGAGGTCGGCGCCGCGGCCGGCCTCGCGCCGCATCCGCTGCTCGACACGAACTGGTACGTCGCGCGGCACCCGGAGGCGGCCCGCGACCCGCTCCGCCACTGGCTCGAGGTGGGCGCCCGCCTCGGCCTGTCGCCGCACCCGCTCTTCGACGCGGTCTGGTACCGGGGCCGCCATCCCCAGGTGGCGCGCCGGGAGCTCGACCCGCTGCGCCACTTCGTCGAGGAGGGCGCGGACCGCGAGCTGCCCACCCACCCGCTGTTCGATCCGGCCTGGTACCGCGCGCGCCATCCCGAGCTCGCGGGCCCGATCGAGGCGCTCCTGCACTGCGCCGCGCGCCGCGGTGCGGCGGGAGCGGAGCCGAGTCCCCTATTCGCCGCGTTCGCCCGCTTCTTCCTGCCCGATCCGGAGCTGCCCTGGCTCGCCGAAGCCGAGAACCCGCTCGGCTGGTTCCTGCAAGGGGCCGCCCGCTTCGGACCACCGCCGCGACTGGCGTTCCCCGTGTGCCCGGCCCCGGCGGCGTCGGTCGTGATCCCGGTCTGGGGGCAACCGGTCCACACCGTTGCGTGTCTGCGGTCGCTGGCGGCCGCGTGGACCGAGATCCCGTTCGAGGTGATCGTCGTGGACGACGCCTCACCCGGCCTCGACTACCGCGAGCGGCTCGGGCAGGTGCCCGGCCTGAAGCTGGTCCGCAACGAGCGGAACCTGGGCTTCGTGGGCAGCTGCAACCGCGGCGCGCGCGAGGCGCGCGGCGCCACGCTGGTGTTCCTGAACAACGACACTGTCGTGACCGACGGCTGGCTCGACGCGCTGCTCGCGACCTTCGACGCCTTCCCCGGCACCGGCGTGGCCGGCTCGAAGCTGCTCTACCCCTCGGGCCGGACCGGGGAGGCGGGCGCGATCGTGTGGCGCGACGGATCGTGCTGGAACTACGGGAGGCGGCACCCTGCGCACTCGCCCGAGGTGGAGTACGCGCGCGAGTCCGACTACGTGTCGGGGGCGGCGCTCGCGGTGGAGCGGGCGCTCTTCGAGTCGCTCGGCGGCTTCGACGAGGCCTTCGCGCCCGGCTACTACGAGGACGTGGATCTCGCCTTCCGCGCGCGCGCGGCGGGCCGGCGCGTGGTCTACCAGCCCACCTCGGAGGTGATCCACTTCGAGGGGGTGTCGTCGGGGCTCGATCCCGGCTCGGGCATGAAGGCCGGCCAGGTCGCGAACCGCCGACGCTTCCTGGAGCGCTGGGGCGATGCGCTGCGCCACCACGGCGAGCCCGGGGGCGAAGCCCTCGACCGCGAGAAGGACCGCTGCTTCACCGGCCAGGCGCTCGTGATCGACAGCGCCACCCCGACGCCCGGACGCGACTCCCGCTCGCTGCGGCTGCTGCACCTGCTGCGGATCCTGCGCGAGCTCGGCCTGCGCCCGTCCTTCCTGCCCGCCAACGGCAATGCGCCGGAGCCGTGGCGCTCGACCCTGCGCCGCCACGGCGTGCGCGTGCTGACGGCGCGCTCCCCCGAAGCGTTCGTCGCCGACACCGAGGAGGCGTTCGACGTCTGCGTGGTGTGCCGGCCGGCGCTCGCGGCGCGCCTGCTGCCGGCGGTGCGCGCGCGCTGGCCGCTCGCGCGCACGCTCTTCGACGCGGCCGACCTGCTCCCCGCGGACGTCCTCGCCGCGCTGCGCGAGGGGGGCGAGCCGGCCGCGCCGGCGGCGCACGCCGCGCTCGCCGCCGCCCGGCACGCCCACGCCACGCTCGTCGCGGCGAGCCCCGAGGACTGGAAGCCCGACGACGGCGCCGGCGGCCCCGTCCTGCTGCCCTGGATCTACGAGACGATCCCGGCCGCGGCGCCGTGGCAGGAGCGAAGCGACCTGCTGTTCGTTCCGGGCCTGCAGCCCGCGCCGGCCGTGGACGCCCTGCTCTGGCTGCGCGACGAGCTGCTCCCGCGCCTCACCGACGCGCTCGGCCCGCTGCGCGTCTTCGTTCCGGCCTGGCCGGCCCTGCGCCCCCTGCTCGAGCACGACCCGCGCCTGCAGCCGCTGCCCGACGCCGCGCTCGAGGCGGCGCGCCCCTTCGATCGCTTCCGCGTCGCGCTCGCCCCGCTGCGCTTCGGCGGCGGTGTCGCCGGGCGGATCCAGCCGGCGCTCGCCGCCGGCCTGCCGTGCGTGGCGAGCCCGGCCGCCGCCCGCCCCCTGCCCGACGCGCTGCGCTCCTCGCTGTCCCTCGCCGGCGACCCGGCCGGCTTCACCCGCGAGGTCGTGCGCCTGTACCGCGACGCCGACGCCTGGAACGGCGCCTCGACGACCGGCCGCTCGGCGGTCGACGCGCTCTTCGGCTTCGCGCGAGCGCGCGAGCGGATGCGCGCCCTGCTCGCGAGCCGGCCGTGA
- the lon gene encoding endopeptidase La produces MPEIQRRTVVGVGGEQLEIPEVLPLLPVRDAVVFPGVTRPLAIGRQRSLAALGEAGQGGFLVIASQRDPEVEDPGVADLWPVACIVRVARIIDARGEGKQAIVVGVARVRVGEAEASEPCLRVRIDPVVEVDAPSPERDTAWKDVVAKAQRIIELREDLPDEWKAFVAGLPSPGLLADLIASTLPLAPEEQISLLAEAGVGERLRRVQAHLEREITIAEHQRRLSAQAEATELDPKRRERLLRRRLRDIQAEIGEGDAGAQEVDELRERIEAAGLPPEAATQAERELKRLAALPPHAPDRHMVRTYLEWIADLPWSAETEDKLDLHEARRILDDDHYDLEKVKDRILEYLAVRKLAPEAKGPILCFVGPPGVGKTSLGRSIARAMGRNFVRASLGGVRDEAEIRGHRRTYVGAMPGRIVQSLRRAGSRNPVFLLDEVDKLGADFRGDPSSALLEVLDPEQNHTFSDHYLEVAYDLSRVFFIATANTLATIPPALLDRMEVIELPGYTDREKLQIARAHLVPKQREAHGLGEAQVTLPDEAIAKVVHEYTREAGVRNLDRFLASLMRKAARRVAETKPDGAIPIDAAFVSEALGAPPHLPETAERTTMPGVVVGLARTQAGGDILFIEATAMPGGKDVRLRLTGQLGDVMKESAEAALSWVRANAEKLGITSKALEAGEIHLHVPAGAVPKDGPSAGVALVSAIVSVLTGRCARGDVAMTGEISLRGRVLPVGGIKDKVLAAARAGIKTVVLPRRNEKDLVDVPGEVLQELAIRPVETIEEVLALALEAASP; encoded by the coding sequence GTGCCCGAGATCCAGCGTCGGACGGTGGTGGGCGTCGGGGGCGAGCAGCTCGAGATCCCCGAGGTCCTGCCGCTCCTCCCGGTTCGTGACGCCGTCGTCTTCCCCGGGGTGACCCGGCCGCTGGCGATCGGGCGCCAGCGCTCGCTCGCCGCCCTCGGCGAGGCCGGCCAGGGCGGCTTCCTCGTGATCGCGAGCCAGCGCGACCCGGAGGTCGAGGACCCCGGCGTCGCGGACCTCTGGCCCGTGGCCTGCATCGTCCGGGTGGCCCGCATCATCGACGCCCGCGGCGAGGGCAAGCAGGCGATCGTGGTGGGCGTGGCGCGCGTCCGGGTCGGCGAGGCGGAGGCCAGCGAGCCCTGCCTGCGCGTGCGCATCGACCCGGTCGTCGAGGTGGACGCCCCGTCGCCCGAGCGCGACACGGCCTGGAAGGACGTGGTCGCGAAGGCGCAGCGCATCATCGAGCTGCGCGAGGACCTGCCCGACGAGTGGAAGGCCTTCGTGGCGGGGCTCCCGAGCCCCGGGCTGCTCGCGGACCTGATCGCCTCGACGCTCCCGCTCGCGCCCGAGGAGCAGATCTCGCTGCTCGCCGAGGCCGGCGTCGGGGAGCGGCTGCGGCGCGTCCAGGCGCACCTCGAGCGCGAGATCACGATCGCCGAGCACCAGCGCCGGCTCTCGGCGCAGGCCGAGGCCACCGAGCTCGACCCGAAGCGCCGCGAGCGCCTCCTGCGCCGCCGCCTGCGCGACATCCAGGCCGAGATCGGCGAGGGGGACGCGGGCGCGCAGGAGGTGGACGAGCTGCGCGAGCGCATCGAGGCGGCGGGGCTCCCGCCGGAGGCCGCCACCCAGGCCGAGCGCGAGCTGAAGCGGCTCGCCGCGCTCCCCCCGCACGCCCCCGATCGCCACATGGTGCGCACCTATCTCGAGTGGATCGCGGACCTCCCGTGGTCGGCCGAGACCGAGGACAAGCTCGACCTGCACGAGGCGCGCCGCATCCTCGACGACGACCACTACGACCTCGAGAAGGTGAAGGACCGCATCCTCGAGTACCTGGCCGTGCGCAAGCTCGCGCCCGAGGCCAAGGGCCCGATCCTGTGCTTCGTCGGGCCGCCGGGGGTCGGCAAGACCTCGCTCGGGCGATCGATCGCCCGCGCCATGGGCCGCAACTTCGTGCGCGCCTCGCTCGGCGGGGTGCGCGACGAGGCCGAGATCCGCGGCCACCGCCGCACCTACGTCGGCGCCATGCCCGGCCGCATCGTCCAGAGCCTGCGCCGCGCGGGATCGCGCAACCCCGTGTTCCTGCTCGACGAGGTGGACAAGCTCGGCGCCGACTTCCGCGGCGACCCCTCCTCGGCGCTGCTCGAGGTGCTCGACCCCGAGCAGAACCACACCTTCAGCGACCACTACCTCGAGGTCGCCTACGACCTCTCGCGGGTGTTCTTCATCGCCACCGCCAACACGCTGGCGACGATCCCGCCGGCCCTGCTCGACCGCATGGAGGTGATCGAGCTGCCCGGCTACACGGACCGCGAGAAGCTCCAGATCGCCCGCGCCCACCTCGTGCCCAAGCAGCGCGAGGCGCACGGACTCGGCGAGGCGCAGGTCACGCTCCCGGACGAGGCGATCGCCAAGGTCGTGCACGAGTACACCCGCGAGGCCGGCGTCCGCAACCTCGACCGCTTCCTCGCGAGCCTGATGCGCAAGGCCGCGCGCCGGGTCGCCGAGACGAAGCCCGACGGCGCGATCCCGATCGACGCCGCCTTCGTGTCGGAGGCGCTGGGCGCCCCGCCCCACCTGCCCGAGACCGCCGAGCGCACCACCATGCCGGGCGTCGTGGTCGGGCTCGCGCGGACCCAGGCGGGCGGCGACATCCTCTTCATCGAGGCCACCGCGATGCCCGGCGGCAAGGACGTGCGCCTGCGCCTCACCGGCCAGCTCGGCGACGTCATGAAGGAGTCGGCGGAGGCGGCGCTCTCCTGGGTGCGCGCCAACGCCGAGAAGCTCGGCATCACCTCGAAGGCGCTCGAGGCGGGCGAGATCCACCTCCACGTCCCCGCCGGCGCCGTCCCCAAGGACGGCCCTTCGGCGGGCGTCGCGCTCGTGAGTGCGATCGTCTCCGTGCTGACCGGGCGCTGCGCCCGCGGCGACGTCGCGATGACCGGCGAGATCTCGCTCCGTGGCCGCGTGCTCCCGGTCGGCGGCATCAAGGACAAGGTCCTGGCGGCCGCGCGCGCCGGGATCAAGACCGTCGTACTCCCGCGCCGCAACGAGAAGGACCTGGTGGACGTACCCGGCGAGGTCCTCCAGGAGCTGGCGATCCGGCCGGTCGAGACGATCGAGGAGGTGCTGGCGCTCGCGCTCGAGGCGGCGTCCCCCTAA
- a CDS encoding radical SAM protein, which translates to MDATREPLLAALCDHYGDPYFAKLLWLKATNYLISSYHQACRHLHLVSRPATLMLDPSNACQLACPGCVHSTNEQFTARMLWPPGVMRPATFETLLSEIGPFALHTVLYNYGEPLLNKWLPEFVAAAHGYGMTAQISTNLSMRFDVERFVEFAPDYVILSIDGASQEAYGRFRKNGNLELVLDNVRRVVEAKRRRGSSRPTLAWRFFTFEHNVHEVDEALRLAREIGVDVFLVGTPFDVSIDDPGVRVATSAKRGRHELRPLPEAAEPPLRALLRRNAMVEQRFAEGWQTLAAGHPEEPARPASGTCAWLYFNQSVDALGRVMPCCISPTTRKRLVFGQLGDGTTEPWNSADFLLSRLAFADREEFRSVTRGNPEPPWCSVCPRQPGLTYDPQNGARDLALLDPENVLAGGAPHLWWELARTWG; encoded by the coding sequence GTGGACGCGACCCGTGAGCCGCTCCTCGCGGCCCTGTGCGATCACTATGGCGATCCCTACTTCGCGAAACTGCTCTGGCTCAAGGCCACCAACTACCTGATCTCGAGCTACCACCAGGCGTGCCGCCATCTCCACCTCGTCTCGCGGCCGGCGACGCTGATGCTCGACCCCTCGAACGCGTGCCAGCTCGCCTGCCCGGGTTGTGTGCACTCCACCAACGAGCAGTTCACCGCCCGCATGCTGTGGCCGCCCGGCGTCATGCGGCCGGCGACCTTCGAGACCCTGCTTTCGGAGATCGGGCCGTTCGCACTGCACACGGTGCTCTACAACTACGGCGAGCCACTGCTCAACAAGTGGCTTCCCGAGTTCGTCGCGGCGGCCCACGGCTACGGGATGACCGCGCAGATCTCGACCAATCTCTCGATGCGCTTCGACGTCGAGCGCTTCGTCGAATTCGCTCCGGACTACGTGATTCTCTCGATCGACGGGGCCAGCCAGGAGGCCTATGGCCGGTTCCGCAAGAACGGGAACCTCGAGCTCGTGCTGGACAACGTGCGCCGCGTGGTCGAGGCGAAGCGCCGCCGCGGCAGCTCGCGGCCGACCCTGGCTTGGCGCTTCTTCACCTTCGAGCACAACGTCCACGAGGTCGACGAGGCGTTGCGGCTGGCTCGGGAGATCGGCGTCGACGTATTCCTGGTGGGGACTCCCTTCGACGTGTCGATCGACGACCCGGGCGTGCGGGTCGCGACCAGCGCCAAGCGAGGGCGCCATGAGCTTCGCCCGCTGCCAGAAGCGGCGGAACCTCCGCTGCGCGCGCTGCTGCGGCGGAACGCGATGGTGGAGCAGCGCTTCGCGGAGGGCTGGCAGACCCTTGCGGCCGGCCACCCGGAGGAGCCGGCGCGGCCCGCAAGCGGCACCTGTGCGTGGCTCTACTTCAACCAGAGCGTCGACGCTCTCGGTCGCGTGATGCCGTGCTGCATCTCGCCCACGACCCGCAAGCGGCTGGTCTTCGGCCAGCTGGGCGACGGCACGACGGAGCCGTGGAACAGCGCGGATTTCCTGCTCTCGCGGCTGGCCTTCGCCGATCGTGAGGAGTTCCGCTCGGTGACCCGCGGGAACCCGGAGCCACCCTGGTGCTCCGTGTGCCCGCGCCAGCCAGGGCTCACCTACGACCCGCAGAACGGAGCGCGGGATCTGGCTCTCCTCGACCCCGAGAATGTGCTTGCGGGCGGCGCCCCCCATCTCTGGTGGGAGCTCGCCCGCACCTGGGGCTGA
- a CDS encoding sulfotransferase, with product MKSQDVERFVAVVGLPRSGTTVLTALLDAHPRVCLYYEPWNASRKNPPPVPEDLDALLGWLAARFRFAPDPDTRIVGFKETTILPDSTRWAVETVDRIAARCPTSVVWIYRDPILCLLSKIEGARKWWSNPDARFSEEVLVAYLREAGPALRALQALAERHGGWLVQYEALAREPGRLLPVLMTGLGTSFDPDQLEYHRAGPQPHRVMGDVEVARAPAPVTAEREAVRRREADALAPIVGRVLGRPEFGWVCELSARLRARDPISRLGGAA from the coding sequence GTGAAGAGCCAGGATGTCGAGCGCTTCGTCGCGGTCGTGGGCCTGCCGCGCAGCGGCACGACCGTGCTGACGGCGCTGCTCGACGCGCATCCCCGCGTGTGCCTCTACTACGAGCCGTGGAACGCGTCGCGCAAGAATCCCCCGCCCGTGCCGGAGGACCTCGACGCCCTGCTCGGCTGGCTCGCCGCGCGCTTCCGCTTCGCACCCGACCCGGACACGCGCATCGTCGGCTTCAAGGAGACCACGATCCTCCCGGACTCGACGCGCTGGGCCGTCGAGACCGTCGACCGGATCGCCGCCCGGTGCCCGACGAGCGTCGTCTGGATCTACCGCGATCCGATCCTGTGCCTGCTCTCCAAGATCGAGGGCGCGCGCAAGTGGTGGAGCAACCCGGACGCCCGCTTCTCGGAGGAGGTCCTCGTTGCCTACCTGCGCGAGGCAGGGCCGGCGCTGCGCGCGCTCCAGGCGCTCGCGGAGCGGCATGGCGGCTGGCTCGTGCAGTACGAGGCCCTCGCCAGGGAGCCGGGCCGACTGCTACCCGTGCTGATGACGGGGCTCGGGACCTCGTTCGATCCAGACCAGCTCGAGTACCACCGCGCCGGTCCCCAGCCTCATCGGGTGATGGGCGACGTCGAGGTAGCGCGCGCACCGGCGCCGGTGACGGCGGAACGCGAGGCGGTGCGCAGGCGCGAGGCGGATGCGCTCGCACCGATCGTCGGGCGCGTGCTGGGGCGACCGGAGTTCGGCTGGGTCTGCGAGCTCTCGGCGCGACTTCGCGCGCGCGACCCGATCTCGCGGTTGGGCGGAGCCGCCTGA
- a CDS encoding class I SAM-dependent methyltransferase: protein MEEWLRWRDQNAWATDRAYVADLVQWCRTRGVVSSYLGPIPPERVAIGDANFRESFRAGGFNPRLRAVLDALADDPPAGAAPAGLRIYAPEATTPFALALRGRYPRFWGSEYLPDPEDRRRHFPIPHEDLARLSFPDAAFDVVVCNEVFEHVPALDAALGEIARVLRPGGVLLATFPFAYNQYETIVKAVLRGGEVHHLTDPEYHPNPVDPRGSLVYQIPGWDVLDLTRKQGFSRAENRFVSSRVRGICATELAGIFLMRAVR from the coding sequence TTGGAGGAATGGCTCCGCTGGCGCGATCAGAACGCGTGGGCGACGGACCGCGCCTACGTGGCCGACCTCGTGCAGTGGTGCCGGACTCGCGGAGTCGTCAGCTCCTACCTCGGGCCGATCCCTCCCGAGCGCGTCGCAATCGGTGATGCGAACTTCCGGGAATCCTTTCGCGCCGGCGGCTTCAACCCGCGACTGCGCGCCGTGCTCGACGCACTCGCCGACGACCCTCCCGCGGGCGCGGCGCCAGCCGGCCTGCGCATCTACGCGCCCGAAGCGACCACGCCCTTTGCGCTCGCTTTGCGCGGCCGCTACCCGCGCTTCTGGGGCAGCGAGTACCTCCCCGACCCTGAGGACCGGCGGCGACACTTCCCGATCCCGCACGAGGATCTCGCGCGGCTGAGCTTCCCCGACGCCGCCTTCGACGTCGTCGTCTGCAACGAGGTCTTCGAGCACGTCCCGGCGCTCGACGCGGCGCTGGGCGAGATCGCGCGCGTCCTGCGTCCGGGCGGCGTCCTGCTGGCCACCTTCCCGTTCGCCTACAACCAGTACGAGACGATCGTGAAGGCCGTGCTGCGCGGCGGCGAGGTCCACCATCTCACCGATCCCGAGTACCATCCCAATCCGGTGGATCCGCGGGGCTCGCTGGTGTACCAGATCCCGGGTTGGGACGTGCTCGACCTCACGCGCAAGCAGGGCTTCTCGCGCGCCGAGAACCGTTTCGTCTCGTCCCGGGTCCGCGGGATCTGCGCCACCGAGCTGGCGGGCATCTTCCTGATGCGCGCCGTGCGCTGA
- a CDS encoding class I SAM-dependent methyltransferase has translation MSQPAERSYEDRVRSEARHFRGRFAFDALPPAHDYWSNRYLRPEVERLYGISGPIEIYAQECTRAFAASGVRRVLSIGCGRGDLEVAIARRLRALGEQAFRIDCLELVPELCERGRCFAAENGVAEHVCFVQADMNAWTPAEAGAYAAVIANQVLHHVVALEHLFDAIRASLAPGGLFVTRDMIGRNGHRCWPEVKAVVDDLWAALPRRLTYDVRFERFYDAYPDRDLSTEGFEGIRSQDILPLLLERFHFARFVCFGALIERFAGRAFGHNFRMDDEGDRTLVDLIYLLNHRLVGAGAIKPTQMVASLALDPRETRCGFGWTPSFCLRSPDV, from the coding sequence ATGTCGCAGCCCGCCGAGCGCAGCTACGAGGACCGAGTCCGCTCGGAGGCCCGCCATTTCCGCGGGCGCTTCGCCTTCGACGCGCTGCCGCCCGCACACGACTACTGGAGCAACAGGTATCTGCGCCCCGAGGTCGAGCGCCTCTATGGGATCAGCGGCCCGATCGAGATCTATGCGCAGGAGTGTACGCGTGCCTTCGCGGCGAGCGGCGTCCGGCGCGTGCTCAGCATCGGCTGCGGCCGCGGCGACCTCGAGGTGGCGATCGCACGGCGCCTGCGCGCCCTTGGCGAGCAGGCGTTCCGCATCGACTGCCTCGAGCTGGTGCCCGAGCTCTGCGAGCGGGGCCGCTGCTTCGCCGCCGAGAACGGCGTGGCCGAGCACGTGTGCTTCGTCCAGGCGGACATGAACGCCTGGACGCCGGCCGAGGCCGGCGCGTACGCCGCCGTGATCGCCAACCAGGTGCTGCACCACGTGGTGGCGCTCGAGCACCTGTTCGACGCGATCCGCGCGTCCCTGGCGCCAGGCGGCCTCTTCGTCACCCGCGACATGATCGGCCGCAACGGCCACCGCTGCTGGCCCGAGGTGAAGGCGGTGGTCGACGACTTGTGGGCCGCGCTGCCTCGCCGGCTCACCTACGACGTCCGCTTCGAGCGCTTCTACGACGCCTATCCCGACCGCGACCTCTCGACCGAGGGTTTCGAGGGCATCCGTTCGCAGGACATCCTCCCGCTGCTCCTCGAACGCTTCCACTTCGCGCGCTTCGTCTGCTTCGGCGCGTTGATCGAACGCTTCGCCGGCCGCGCCTTCGGGCACAACTTCCGCATGGACGACGAAGGCGATCGCACCCTCGTGGACCTGATCTACCTCCTCAACCACCGCCTGGTCGGCGCCGGCGCGATCAAGCCGACCCAGATGGTCGCGAGCCTGGCGCTCGACCCGCGCGAGACGCGCTGCGGTTTCGGCTGGACGCCCTCCTTCTGCCTCCGGTCCCCGGACGTCTGA